A single window of Rhipicephalus microplus isolate Deutch F79 chromosome 5, USDA_Rmic, whole genome shotgun sequence DNA harbors:
- the LOC119174684 gene encoding uncharacterized protein LOC119174684, protein MRFTTVFAVLALSTAVQAVPSARTFTSYQHPQHNIPAHNQHSHQHVFPGVQQNTANHGHQVHVEDDSSVAVLVCQVVKVPAGRPVPQPAPAVPATPPIAAGSPSIVVSSQETLSNLTTRVRTAVDSLVEPIVTALQNASLWLNRTSQQHLSQHHQHMGHQQGGHNHHAHQHALPNHHAHQHMHVSQFSQHGHHGHEHQHGVHANHHLNNEHHQANAVPAHQTQGVVHEIAVPMTVVSVPVMIPAVHAGSFPLVNISSIVPVGVNVASLQFSSAVRNGTSFGGSSAASVAATTQSAATPTPAGPRFRANEVFTPEPIVKIPGCPDSCYRR, encoded by the coding sequence ATGCGTTTTACTACCGTGTTCGCTGTCCTCGCCTTGTCAACGGCCGTGCAAGCTGTACCCTCGGCCAGGACATTCACTTCGTATCAGCATCCCCAGCACAACATTCCTGCTCACAACCAGCATTCTCATCAGCACGTCTTCCCAGGCGTCCAGCAGAATACCGCTAACCACGGCCATCAGGTTCATGTTGAGGACGACTCCTCGGTCGCGGTTCTTGTCTGTCAAGTCGTCAAGGTTCCTGCTGGGCGCCCTGTTCCGCAGCCAGCCCCCGCAGTTCCAGCCACGCCCCCAATAGCTGCGGGCTCGCCCTCTATCGTAGTATCTTCACAGGAGACCCTGTCAAACCTAACCACCCGCGTCAGGACTGCAGTGGATAGCCTCGTTGAACCCATCGTCACTGCCTTGCAGAATGCGTCTCTGTGGCTGAACCGTACATCGCAGCAGCATCTGAGCCAGCATCACCAGCACATGGGTCATCAACAGGGCGGTCACAACCACCACGCCCACCAGCATGCTCTTCCCAACCACCACGCCCATCAGCACATGCATGTCAGCCAATTCAGCCAACATGGTCATCATGGGCATGAACATCAGCATGGCGTTCATGCTAACCATCATCTCAATAACGAGCACCACCAGGCTAATGCGGTTCCCGCTCATCAAACCCAGGGTGTGGTTCATGAAATAGCTGTACCGATGACTGTCGTCTCCGTTCCTGTCATGATTCCAGCAGTACACGCTGGCTCGTTTCCCCTGGTGAATATTTCCTCCATCGTTCCTGTAGGCGTCAACGTGGCCTCGCTTCAGTTCTCAAGCGCTGTTCGCAATGGCACATCTTTCGGAGGCTCTTCTGCTGCAAGTGTCGCTGCTACCACGCAGTCGGCAGCAACGCCTACTCCTGCCGGTCCCAGGTTTCGTGCCAATGAAGTCTTTACACCCGAACCTATTGTTAAAATACCAGGCTGTCCAGACTCCTGTTACCGTCGGTGA
- the LOC142761734 gene encoding uncharacterized protein LOC142761734 codes for MATLLKLHLNVKSATRSATMHFTAVFTVLAFLMAVEALPSARTFASSQHPQHNIPAHNQDSHQHVFPGVQQNTANQGHQVHVEDDSSVAVLVCQVVKVPVGHPVPRPAPAVPATPPITAGSPSIVMSSQETLSDLTTRVRTAMNSLVEPLAAALQNASLWLNRTSHQQHQHMAAQHEHAELNHQHATHNPHSHQHMHGSQVHQQSGHTNQHPTNVHTHNHQAHAAQVHQSQQAAPAQAVPMTVVSVPVMLPAVHAGSFPFVNLSAVVPASMNVSSLQFTGPVRNAIFQEGSSSVTAPGTNIVGRSGDQPTTVGAATPVTLPSRGPSSAAVSHKFLARQVATPPPIIHVLVCPDFCCRRKCCHLDEDFDKPLL; via the exons ATGGCCACACTCCTGAAACTGCACCTCAACGTGAAGAGTG CAACTCGGTCTGCCACTATGCATTTCACTGCCGTGTTCACTGTCCTCGCCTTCTTAATGGCCGTGGAAGCTCTACCCTCGGCCAGGACGTTCGCATCGTCGCAGCATCCACAGCACAACATTCCTGCTCACAACCAGGACTCTCATCAGCACGTCTTCCCAGGCGTCCAGCAGAATACCGCTAACCAAGGCCATCAGGTTCATGTTGAGGACGACTCCTCGGTTGCGGTTCTCGTCTGTCAAGTTGTCAAGGTTCCTGTTGGACACCCTGTTCCTCGGCCAGCACCCGCAGTTCCAGCCACACCCCCAATAACTGCTGGCTCACCTTCTATCGTAATGTCTTCACAAGAGACTCTGTCAGACTTAACCACCCGCGTCAGGACTGCCATGAATAGCCTTGTGGAACCACTCGCCGCAGCCTTGCAGAATGCATCACTGTGGCTAAACCGTACGTCGCATCAGCAGCACCAACACATGGCGGCCCAGCATGAGCATGCTGAACTTAACCACCAGCATGCTACTCATAACCCTCACTCCCATCAGCACATGCATGGCAGCCAGGTCCACCAGCAAAGCGGGCACACTAATCAGCATCCCACTAACGTGCACACCCATAACCACCAGGCTCACGCTGCTCAAGTTCACCAGTCACAGCAAGCGGCTCCTGCGCAGGCCGTGCCGATGACCGTTGTCTCCGTTCCTGTCATGCTTCCAGCTGTACACGCTGGTTCTTTTCCCTTCGTGAACCTTTCCGCCGTCGTTCCTGCAAGCATGAATGTGTCTTCACTACAGTTTACTGGTCCTGTCCGCAATGCCATTTTCCAGGAAGGTTCTTCTTCTGTAACAGCTCCTGGTACGAACATTGTAGGCCGTAGTGGTGACCAACCCACGACCGTGGGTGCAGCCACCCCCGTAACTCTGCCGTCTCGTGGGCCCTCCTCCGCAGCCGTTTCTCACAAGTTTCTTGCCAGACAAGTCGCTACTCCTCCGCCTATTATTCACGTACTAGTTTGCCCTGACTTCTGCTGCCGCCGGAAATGTTGCCACCTTGACGAGGACTTCGATAAGCCGCTGTTATGA
- the LOC142817744 gene encoding uncharacterized protein LOC142817744, with protein MTSKEAYKSTPVLHNGHTPETVPQREEWNSGLPLCILLSSSLSSPFQWPWKLYPQPGHSLRRSIRHTAFLLTTTTLISTSPQASSRIPLTTAIRFMLKKTPPLRFSSVKSSRFLLDLLFLSQHPQFQPHPQ; from the exons ATGACATCGAAAGAAGCGTATAAAAGCACTCCCGTCCTGCACAATGGCCACACTCCTGAAACTGTACCTCAACGTGAAGAGTG GAACTCTGGTTTGCCACTATGCATTTTACTGTCATCATCGCTGTCCTCGCCTTTTCAATGGCCGTGGAAGCTGTACCCTCAGCCAGGACATTCGCTTCGTCGCAGCATTCGGCACACGGCATTCCTGCTCACAACCACAACTCTCATCAGCACATCTCCCCAGGCGTCCAGCAGAATACCGCTAACCACGGCCATCAGGTTCATGTTGAAGAAGACTCCTCCATTGCGGTTCTCGTCTGTCAAGTCGTCAAGGTTCCTGCTGGATCTCCTGTTCCTCAGCCAGCACCCGCAGTTCCAGCCACACCCCCAATAG